Part of the Salinimonas iocasae genome, TACCGCTGTACAACCTGTGTGGATGAAAAATAGCCGCTTAACATCGGGCTTGTCTTTTGAGATGATTAACCGCTACATTATTTGTCCCGGCGGTGGTACACTCGAGGATTGTTCTATCGCCCCAATAATAAGAATGTGCGCGTTCAGCTTGCTTGCTGTTTCTGGGGCTTATTGAAAACAGCGCACACTAAACCTAAGTTAAGGGAAAAAGCAGTTTATGTCTGATAACGCTAAAGAAATTCTCCCCGTCAATATAGAGGAGGAATTAAAAACCTCCTATCTCGACTATGCGATGAGCGTTATTGTTGGCCGTGCACTTCCGGATGTGCGTGACGGTCTGAAGCCGGTTCATCGTCGCGTACTGTTTGCGATGAACGAGCTCAAAAACGATTTCAACAAACCATATAAAAAGTCAGCCCGTGTGGTTGGTGATGTTATTGGTAAATACCATCCCCATGGCGACTCGGCGGTATACGACACGATCGTTCGTATGGCGCAATCATTTTCGCTACGTTACATGTTGGTAGACGGGCAGGGTAACTTCGGCTCAGTCGATGGTGACTCCGCCGCTGCAATGCGTTACACCGAAGTACGTATGGCGAAAATCGCCCACGAGCTGCTGGCCGATTTAGATAAAGAAACCGTCGATTTTGTGCCGAACTATGACGGTACCGAACATATTCCTGAAGTGTTACCAACTAAAGTACCTAACCTGCTGGTTAACGGTTCTTCCGGTATCGCTGTTGGGATGGCTACGAATATTCCGCCGCATAATCTGACAGAGGTTATTAACGGCTGTATTGCATTGATTGAAGATCCGAACATTTCCATCGACGATTTGATGCAGCATATACCAGGACCTGATTTCCCTACTGCCGCGCAAATCAGTGGTCGCAAAGGTATCGAAGATGCGTACCGTACCGGTCGCGGTAAGATTTATCTGCGCGCCAAAGCTGAAATCGAAACAGAAGACAACGGTAAAGAAACTATCGTTGTTAACGAAATTCCGTATCAGGTAAACAAGGCCCGGTTGATTGAAAAAATCGCTGAACTGGTAAAAGAAAAGCGCATTGAAGGTATTTCGGCCCTGCGGGATGAGTCTGATAAAGACGGCATGCGCATCGTTATTGAAGTTAAGCGTAACGAGTCTGCCGAAGTTCTGCTAAACCACTTATATGCCAATACCCAGTTACAAACGGTATTTGGTATTAATATGGTGGCGCTGGATAACAACCAGCCCAAAGTATTCAACTTAAAAGATGTTCTTGAATGCTTTGTATTACACCGCCGTGAAGTTGTTACCCGCCGTACCGTTTTCGAACTGCGTAAAGCCCGTGACCGTGCACATATACTTGAAGGACTGGCTATTGCTCTGGCCAACATCGATCCGGTTATTGAGCTGATTAAAGCCTCACCAAGTCCTGCAGAAGCCAAACAGTCGTTGGTTGCGCAAGGCTGGAAGCTGGGTGATGTTGCCGAAATGCTTGATCGTGCTGGCGATGATGCTGCGCGCCCTGACTGGTTGGCGCCGGAATTTGGTATACGTGACGGCAAGTACTTCCTGACCGAGCAGCAGGCACAAGCCATCCTTGACCTGCGCTTACATAAGCTGACCGGTCTTGAGCACGAAAAAATTCTGGGCGAATACAAAGAGCTGTTAGAGCAAATTGCAGAGCTGCTTTACATCCTTCGTTCTCCTGAACGTCTGATGGAAGTTATTCGCGAAGAGCTGGAGAAAGTACGTGACGAGTTCGGCGACGAGCGTCGTACTGAAATTACCGCTGCCAGTCACGATATTGATATTGAAGATCTGATCGAGCAAGAAGATGTTGTAGTGACATTGTCTCGCGAAGGCTATGTCAAATATCAGAAACTGTCTGACTATGAAGCTCAGCGCCGTGGCGGTAAGGGTAAGTCGGCTACGAAGATGAAAGATGAAGATTTCATCGAACGCTTACTGGTAGCAAATACCCATGACCATATTCTGTGTTTCTCAACACGGGGTCGTTTATATTGGCTGAAGGTGTATCAGCTGCCGTTCGCCAGCCGTAATGCGCGCGGCCGTCCTATTGTAAATATTCTGCCTCTTGAGGCCGATGAGCGTATTACCGCCATCTTGCCTATTAAAGAGTTTGAAGAAGGCAAATATGTACTGATGGCAACTGCCAACGGTACTGTGAAAAAGACTGACCTGAGCCTTTATTCACGTCCTCGTTCAAGCGGCATTATCGCCGTTAATCTGAACGAAGGTGATGAGTTGATTGGTGTTGCTATCACACATGGCGACGACGATATCATGCTGTTCAGTGATGAAGGTAAAGTGGTTCGCTTTAATGAGAAACTTCGCGACTCCGAAACGGGTGAAGTTAAGCGCGATCCTGAAACCGGTGATGAATTACTGGCGCTGCGTCCAATGGGAAGAACAGCAACCGGCGTTCGGGGAATCCGACTTCAGGAAGGTCAGCGTGTGGTCTCACTGATCGTCCCCCGCGGCGACGGCGCGGTACTGACTGCCACTGAAAATGGTTTCGGTAAGCGTACACCATTGGCAGATTACCCGGCTAAGAGCCGTGCGACGCAGGGTGTGGTATCAATTAAAGTTTCCGAGCGAAACGGTAAAGTTGTTGGTGCTGTTCAGGTTGATGACTCTGATGAGATTATGCTTATCAGTAACCAGGGAACGCTGGTTCGAACCCGTGTTGGCGAAGTATCAGTAGTGGGTCGTAACACCCAGGGTGTAAGACTGATACGTACTGCGCAAGACGAGTTTGTTGTTGGTCTGCAACGTATTGAAGAAGTTGAAGATAAAGTCGTGCTGGATGAAAATGGCGAGGTCGTTGCGGTAGAAACGGCTGAAGATGCGCCGTTGACAGGGAACGATGAGAAGCCAGCAGAGGAATAGGTGTGTTGTTCTGCTAGCCAGAACAATGTGCTAATTTTTAATTAACAAGCGGCTTCGTGCCGCTTGTTTTGTTTATAGGTGTGGATAATCAATGAATCGGGTTTTTAATTTCAGTGCCGGTCCG contains:
- the gyrA gene encoding DNA topoisomerase (ATP-hydrolyzing) subunit A gives rise to the protein MSDNAKEILPVNIEEELKTSYLDYAMSVIVGRALPDVRDGLKPVHRRVLFAMNELKNDFNKPYKKSARVVGDVIGKYHPHGDSAVYDTIVRMAQSFSLRYMLVDGQGNFGSVDGDSAAAMRYTEVRMAKIAHELLADLDKETVDFVPNYDGTEHIPEVLPTKVPNLLVNGSSGIAVGMATNIPPHNLTEVINGCIALIEDPNISIDDLMQHIPGPDFPTAAQISGRKGIEDAYRTGRGKIYLRAKAEIETEDNGKETIVVNEIPYQVNKARLIEKIAELVKEKRIEGISALRDESDKDGMRIVIEVKRNESAEVLLNHLYANTQLQTVFGINMVALDNNQPKVFNLKDVLECFVLHRREVVTRRTVFELRKARDRAHILEGLAIALANIDPVIELIKASPSPAEAKQSLVAQGWKLGDVAEMLDRAGDDAARPDWLAPEFGIRDGKYFLTEQQAQAILDLRLHKLTGLEHEKILGEYKELLEQIAELLYILRSPERLMEVIREELEKVRDEFGDERRTEITAASHDIDIEDLIEQEDVVVTLSREGYVKYQKLSDYEAQRRGGKGKSATKMKDEDFIERLLVANTHDHILCFSTRGRLYWLKVYQLPFASRNARGRPIVNILPLEADERITAILPIKEFEEGKYVLMATANGTVKKTDLSLYSRPRSSGIIAVNLNEGDELIGVAITHGDDDIMLFSDEGKVVRFNEKLRDSETGEVKRDPETGDELLALRPMGRTATGVRGIRLQEGQRVVSLIVPRGDGAVLTATENGFGKRTPLADYPAKSRATQGVVSIKVSERNGKVVGAVQVDDSDEIMLISNQGTLVRTRVGEVSVVGRNTQGVRLIRTAQDEFVVGLQRIEEVEDKVVLDENGEVVAVETAEDAPLTGNDEKPAEE